GATTTAACCGTTTGGCTAAAGTAATGTCAGGTTTTTGGTGTTCCGCCCAATGGTTGAACATGGAAGCTTCGATCTTGCTTGGAGAAAAATCCTGAAACATTTCGGCCATCATGGGGCTCCACATGTTCCAGCGGTCATAGATCTCCCGAAGTTTCCCGCTGTCTCGAAGATAGACGATAGCTTCATTTATATCTGAAAGCAGTTGCTTGTCTTCTTTGCGAACAGCAATTCCATACTCCATACGTCCAACGGGAGGGCCCACAAATACTATTTCAGGGTTGAACCCTGCATAGTAGACGCCGATGGGATCGTCAAAGAGTGTTGCGTCAAGACGTCCGTTTTCGAGATCGTTAAAGGCATTGATCTCATCTTCGTAGGTTCGTATGTCCTTAATGCCGGCCTCTACGAGGGTGAAATAAGCATAGGATTGTTTTAGGGTTCCCACAACTTTTCCCTTGCAATCTTCAAGGGTTTCAATGTCTTTTGTCCCCTTCCGGACGGCAATCTGTAGAAAGGTTGCGTAGTAAGGTATGGAGAAATTTACAACCTCTTTATGTTCCGGCGTGATTTCAAGGCCATCAAGGGTGACATCGTATAAATGTCGTTCCAGGCCAGGAATAAGATTATCCCATCCGTTCTGGACAAATTCGGTTTCCATACCAAGATAATCGGCGATGGCATCTATGATCTCCACTTCGTAGCCAATGAGGCGATCCATATCGAAGGGATCGTAGAACATATAGGGTACGCCCCCCTCAGTATCTCCTCCCCATTTGAGCACAGGTTTATCGGTAGCGTAGAGAGGAGACCCACACGCCGCAAAAACAATAAACAGAGCGCAAAGGAATCGTATCAGCCTTTTCATTTATGCTACATCCTCTGAAAAGTGTCTGAGAAATGCTTTCGTTCGTTTGTTTTGAGGTGTTTCAAACAGAACATCGCCGTCAGCCATTTCAACGATCTCCCCGCCGTCCATAAAGACAATATAGTCAGAAGCGTTGCGGGCGAATCGCATTTGATGGGTTACGATGATCTGAGTCATGCCTTCATTATCAAGATCTTTCATGACCTGCAGAACTTCCCCCACTAATTCGGGGTCGAGGGCTGAAGTCGGTTCATCATAGAGCATGACTTTGGGATTCATGGCGAGGGCGCGAGCAATAGCCCCACGTTGAGTTTGTCCGCCAGATAGGGTGGCTGGATATTTGTGGGCGTGTTCGGAAAGGCCAACTTTTTCAAGCAATCTCAACGCTATTTCATGAGCTTCTTCTTCACTGGCCTTTTTAACGACCATAGGGGCCAGCATAACATTTTCGAGAACGGTCCGGTGAGGAAAAAGATTAAAACTTTGAAATACCATTCCAACTTCCTGTCTCATATGATGACAGGCTTCCAGAAAGCTTTTGTCCAGTTCCTTTTCCTTGCCGGTGCGGCTTACCGTAACGCCGGCGATAGTAATGGTTCCGGAATCGATGTACTCGAGACAATTGAGACACCGTAAGAACGTTGACTTGCCGCATCCTGACGGCCCTATGATAGAGACCAGATCCCCCTCATGAATGTCTATGGAGATTCCATTCAAAACTTCTCCATCCTCAAAGCTCTTGTACAGATTTTCAACGTGAATCAAAGGTATAGCCGCACGTGTCAACCCGTCTCAACCTCCTAACTATTTTTTTGTGTGATTTCACTCTCCCCGATTTGGTTTTGAGTCTTCATATTTTGATTACAAGCAGGCATAGTATGACAGAAAAAAAAGCAGATGCAAGATGTAAATTTAAAGGAAAAAACAAAAAATAATGTTTTTCTATACGTTATAATTTCATTATGGATATTAACAGGGAGGGATCTTTTTCGATGTTAGAAAAAAAGCTTATATGCACTGCCTGCGGATCAACGTTTTCTCTTCGAGAGAACCTTGCACGTTGCCAAAAGTGCAGGGAGCCACTTGAGATCGAGGAGTTTATTTCAAAGAATATCGATACGGAAGAACGATCGGACATCTTCAAACGGTATAAGAGCTTTTTCCCCTTTCAGTCCAGTTGCAGCGGTCTTTCCCTTGGCGAAGGAATGACCCCCCTTCTTTCAGCTCCCTCCTTTGCTGAAAAATACGGGGTGAAAGAAATATTTTTAAAGAACGAAACAGTAAACCCCACGTGGTCTTTTAAAGACCGGGGAACAGCCGCGTCCATTCACCATGCCATTGAACTTGGTTTTCGCCGAATCGGAACTGTCTCTACAGGAAATATGGCAGCTTCCGTAGCTGCTTTCGGGGCAAGAGCAGGCCTTGAAACGACAATCCTTGTGAAGGGGGATATCCCTTCTGAAAAACTCAATCCGGTTGCCATCTATAATGCCCGTCTGATCAAGGCTCTGGGCGACTATGACCGACTTTACGAAGAAAGCCTCCGCCTGGGAGAAAGATATGGCATCTACTTTATGAATTCCGACGTTCCCTTCAGGGTCGAAGGGTCTAAGACCATTGCTTTTGAAATATGTGAACAGACAGAGTTTAATGTTCCTGACTTTGTTATTATACCAACAAGTGCCGGCGGCAACATTCGAGGCATAGAAAAAGGGTTTAGAGAGTTTTACAAATCCGGGCTTATTCCTCACATACCAACGATTGTCGCGGCTCAGGCAGAAGGATGTGCACCAATAGCGAGAGCCTACGAAAAGAATTCTCTCACTATTGAGCGGTTCCCCAACCCCCACACTGTCGCCCACGCCATAGAAAACCCTTTCCCCCCAAGCGGCAACCAGGTGTTAAGAATGCTTCACAGGCAAAGGGGGGTAGCTGTGGCAGTTTCAGAAGAGAGCATTTATGAATCTCAGCTAGAACTGGCAGGGATGGGGTTGTTTGTTCAGCCAGCTTCAGCTGTTTCGCTGGCGGCCCTTAAAAAACTGCGGCAAACTGGCTCTATCTCTTCAGAACAGAGAGCGGCATGTATCCTTACAGGGAGCGGGTTGAAATACACAGCTGTTTTCGATGCCTACAATCTCAATGCCGAAGAGTGTCTTATAGATGATCTTGAGAAGCTTCTTGCAGTGAAATGAAAGGCAAAGGGGAGTAAGGGAGAATGCTGCTGTGTGAGCGGTGTCATCAACAACATGAAGAGGACAGTAAGTATTGGAGGTGCCCCTGCGGCGGGGCGCTTCTTCTCCACGTTGACGAAACCCGATTTCCTTCGCAGGAAGCTTTGCAATCCCGCCCTTCATCACTTTGGCGGTATAAAGAGGCTCTTCCTTTAAGGGATGGAACGATTCCTGTTTCTCTTGGTGAAGGTCTTACCCCCCTTGTTCCCTTGCCATGGAAATCCGGCCGGGTTTTCTTTAAGCTTGATTATCTCTGTCCCACCGGTTCCTATAAGGATCGGGGAGTTGCCTATGAGGTAACAAGGCTGAAAGAACTGGGCATCTCTTCCATTGTTGAAGATTCGTCGGGCAATGCAGGGGCAGCTATGGCTGCTTATGCCGCTCGGGCAGGCATTCATTGTCAAATTTTTGTTCCGGAATATACCTCTGCAGGCAAGTGTGTCCAGATTGAAAGTTATGGGGCAGAACTTGTACGGGTTCCGGGAAGTCGGGAAGACACCACTAGAGCTGCAGAGCAGGCGGCATCCCATACTTATTATGCCAGTCATAACTGGAGCCCCTATTTTGTTCATGGAATTAAGACCTATGCTTTTGAAATATGGGAACAACTCCAGTGCACAGCGCCTCATAAGATCATTGTTCCGGCAGGGCAGGGAAGCCTCGTTCTGGGCTGTTATCTTGCCTTCCGACATCTTCTTCAATCAAAGATCATCTCTCGCTTTCCTCAAATCATCGCTGTTCAGGCAAAGAATTGCGCTCCCCTCTATGAGGCTTTTATTCAGAGGAAAGAAGAACCCGTCCAGATAGAGAAACAGGAAACCATAGCGGAGGGAATTAGTTCCGCCCTGCCTGTGCGGGGAAGGGAAGTTCTTGCCGCTATCAGGAAAACAGGGGGGGAAAT
This region of Aminobacterium colombiense DSM 12261 genomic DNA includes:
- a CDS encoding ABC transporter substrate-binding protein/permease, encoding MKRLIRFLCALFIVFAACGSPLYATDKPVLKWGGDTEGGVPYMFYDPFDMDRLIGYEVEIIDAIADYLGMETEFVQNGWDNLIPGLERHLYDVTLDGLEITPEHKEVVNFSIPYYATFLQIAVRKGTKDIETLEDCKGKVVGTLKQSYAYFTLVEAGIKDIRTYEDEINAFNDLENGRLDATLFDDPIGVYYAGFNPEIVFVGPPVGRMEYGIAVRKEDKQLLSDINEAIVYLRDSGKLREIYDRWNMWSPMMAEMFQDFSPSKIEASMFNHWAEHQKPDITLAKRLNRYASFLPILGKAAIVTMKVSIASMVLAIFLGLLLAMTKIFGPTLLSRLAIGYIEAIRGTPVLIQLFFIFYGLPNIGIKLSPFFAGILGLGLNYAAYEAENYRAGLLSVPRQQMEGALALGMTRWQALRHVVLPQALRVALPPVTNDFISLLKDSSLVSVITMVDLTKAYGQLATTYYDYFGTGIIVAIIYFLLGLPFVRLARWTEKKMAVAVKGGKRQKNSGSLVGKKPGSY
- a CDS encoding amino acid ABC transporter ATP-binding protein; its protein translation is MTRAAIPLIHVENLYKSFEDGEVLNGISIDIHEGDLVSIIGPSGCGKSTFLRCLNCLEYIDSGTITIAGVTVSRTGKEKELDKSFLEACHHMRQEVGMVFQSFNLFPHRTVLENVMLAPMVVKKASEEEAHEIALRLLEKVGLSEHAHKYPATLSGGQTQRGAIARALAMNPKVMLYDEPTSALDPELVGEVLQVMKDLDNEGMTQIIVTHQMRFARNASDYIVFMDGGEIVEMADGDVLFETPQNKRTKAFLRHFSEDVA
- the thrC gene encoding threonine synthase; protein product: MLEKKLICTACGSTFSLRENLARCQKCREPLEIEEFISKNIDTEERSDIFKRYKSFFPFQSSCSGLSLGEGMTPLLSAPSFAEKYGVKEIFLKNETVNPTWSFKDRGTAASIHHAIELGFRRIGTVSTGNMAASVAAFGARAGLETTILVKGDIPSEKLNPVAIYNARLIKALGDYDRLYEESLRLGERYGIYFMNSDVPFRVEGSKTIAFEICEQTEFNVPDFVIIPTSAGGNIRGIEKGFREFYKSGLIPHIPTIVAAQAEGCAPIARAYEKNSLTIERFPNPHTVAHAIENPFPPSGNQVLRMLHRQRGVAVAVSEESIYESQLELAGMGLFVQPASAVSLAALKKLRQTGSISSEQRAACILTGSGLKYTAVFDAYNLNAEECLIDDLEKLLAVK
- a CDS encoding pyridoxal-phosphate dependent enzyme, which encodes MLLCERCHQQHEEDSKYWRCPCGGALLLHVDETRFPSQEALQSRPSSLWRYKEALPLRDGTIPVSLGEGLTPLVPLPWKSGRVFFKLDYLCPTGSYKDRGVAYEVTRLKELGISSIVEDSSGNAGAAMAAYAARAGIHCQIFVPEYTSAGKCVQIESYGAELVRVPGSREDTTRAAEQAASHTYYASHNWSPYFVHGIKTYAFEIWEQLQCTAPHKIIVPAGQGSLVLGCYLAFRHLLQSKIISRFPQIIAVQAKNCAPLYEAFIQRKEEPVQIEKQETIAEGISSALPVRGREVLAAIRKTGGEMLAVDEEEIKRGFYDLAKAGLYVEPTSAVVAAALAKLEGQGKLLTSETTVAFLSGSGLKATDKILHLK